ACAAGAAGACGACGAGTTATTTCAAACTCTTAAATACTTCTGTGGCAACCGCCATATAAAGTCAAAATACGAGTGAAAAGTATAAAATAGTTCCCAAGTTAAAAATAaccgaattttattttaaaacttattaatttttataagacacaaaaattgttttttaattttcacaaTATTATAATCTTGAATGCTATTGCCCTAGGTGCAACTGTAACCCCCATGATTGCAGATTTCGTTTTGGAGCTGTGTGTATATCTTTTTGCATGTGCACTGCGACATTTAAACCATAAGGACAAACAATTCTATATGGTAAACAAGTCACGTGCCACTTGTGTTATTGCTTTCCGTTGCCTTTTTCAGTGGGTGGATAGGGGGCAAGATGTCGGCTTAATGGGCGGCACCACGCCCACTTGTCTGATGCCTGCCTCCATCTCGCAAATGCCTGCCAAAGCAGCTGGCAttataaacttaattaaaatatcgGCAGACAGTAATAAATGACAGCCCCCGAAAGCAGgcaatgttttcttttataaagGCAAGCGGCAAATATTTAAGCACCCACACATACATATTGTGAGGATATACGCGGCCGTGTGTGTATTTATAGACACACATCCCCGCgaacatacacacacaatgGCGCTACAATCACAATCACAGGTAACTGCTAcatgtgtaaatatttacaaaacgcGCCAAGCGTCGACAAACCGACGCCAGGCATCTTCACTTTGCCGCCAACGAGCGGGTAACTCTTTCGCTTCGCCCAGGAGCGCCTCTTGGGCGGTAGCGGGTTAGAGggcttaagaaaaaatattataagctTGATAGACCTCTTAGGATTTTCATATTCTTTTAAGGATATTTTGGGCTGAgaaattctttttaatattaaaactgTGCGAGTCCTGGTGCTTAAGTCGTGTAAATGTCAcctttggtccttcgagccgaaTAGTCAAGCAAACAAATCACCATCTACTCTATACTTGATATGtgcttaaaagtttttaaaagctGAGTGAAAAGCTAAGTGACTTGAAagacattataatatttattaaattttatgataTCCCAGAGATAAGACCTAAGGTGACCCCGATCctgaatttttaaactttgtgacCCTTAAAAAATTCGGATTAGCATAGAACTATAAACTGACCTCtgattttattatgtttaaaattatatttcaactTGTACAAAGTAAAACTTACATATTTTGGGGAATAAATGTAATAACTACCTGATTAGCTCCAGTCTGCACCTGTGTTTTCACTCTCCCACGCAGCCAAACACCGGTTTATTTATGCCTTTCGATATTTATCGCTGttgctttatttgtttttgttgctgcgaCTGGGGCTTTCAAGAATCCCCCCCATTGAAAGTGGGTGGTATGTGGGCAGCTGGCTGTGTGTTTTATtcccttttattattattatgctgTCATTTCTGTTGTCGCGACATTGTCAGCCAACGTTGTGTGTGGTCCCTTTTACGGGTACGGCTAGGATATGGATGAGGATATGGTGGACTCGGGAGCAGGCATGTCGAAATCGAAAGGGTTTTACTTGCCACGTTTTAACCAAACGTTTTATGTGTCATCATAACGGTTTGCCACTTTTAGGGATCCGAATCAAAACGCTTTACTACTCCAAAAAGTAGTCATAATTCAGGACAGAAATCAATTTGTGAACTTCAATACGATTACCAAATACCCAAATCATTTTGCGTAATTTGCTCCCATTTCCAAGCCTTTCAATATGTCTCATAATGTCAACGAAGCAATACATATATCAAAAAATCTTCGAGGAAAGTCGCAGGGGTGCtgtaaatttaacaatttagggcccaaaaaaatttgacaaGTTTTTATTACTTGTGTGTTTTTGCGTAGACCAGAAATTACactcacatttttatataatatgcattcataatatatttaacacaAATAGGGTTGAAGCAAAGTTCCCAccccccagaaaaaaaaactcccTAAGCTCACCCCTCTTTTGAATGCATGCGTGGTATAAAAGGCAAATCGTTTAAACTCCCTGCTTGCCCGCAGGTAAGTAATAGCAAAAAGTACGGGCGAATGAGGAACAACCCCTAGGGCACTGCAATGTACACATAGGATAATAGCTAAaccaatttgaatattttatattattagcgAAAGATGAAGTAgctaagaaatattttgtgtAAGAGAGATCATTTTACTGATCCATAAACGTGTTTCAAAAACATCTATGTTAATAAAAGAAATGGGCAGGGTGAAATCCTACGAAAGATATGGCtttcaaaagtatgctacacaaaATGTTTACTGAAAACTCCCCTCATCATAATTATGGCTACAccactgtttttatttaagtaatatttattttgcaaatcATTTAATCTTCAAAACTCACATCTAATTAATAGGCTATACTAACAAGTTTTGTGGTTAGAGGTTGATATGTAATTAGCAATTACACATAACAGGTAGGCGATTAGACAGGTGGTGTAGAAAACTATGTTAGGTGAAgagtaattaatattattagcaGAAGCTTGCGTGCTTTTGCAGAGTATATATTGGTGTAATCGACAACGAATCAGTTGTGTTGCTCAAATACGATGGAACTGAAGGTAATTCTACTGGCGGTGCTCTCGTTCTTATACCATTCAAACGGAGCCGTGTATGAACTGGTTGTCTACGATGAGTATATATTCAGCAGTTGTCCTGATCCTGCGCCCGGCACACTAGACATACATGGCTTCTTGGACCTTTCCGAGTTCTCAACTGAAATGGATTCGGATGGAGGAGTGACTGTTAGCGGAAACACGACATTGGTGTGGGACATCCAATTGGGGGATCGCGTAGAGGTAACTAGGACCTTGatacaaagaaaaaacatgtgcaggttaatttaatattttttaaagatcaaaattaattcatatcattttggtatgaataaagattaaggttatcttattttacaatatttgttaaaaaaaaatactactaTCAAGtggatatgtttgaatcataaatttgacataaatcatatcgcctctttattgatatgaaaaaaggtagaaattaattaattaaattaaattaattctgTGTATCAAATATTAAGCTTTAATGACCCATGTATTTTGCAGTTCGCAGTAAAACTTTTCTATCTGGATAGAGGCACCTGGACGCCGACAATGTTTTCCGTGCTCATTCGGGATTTCTGCAAAGTTATGTACgacaaaaatcaaatatgGTATAATGTCTGGACACGACATATTACCAACGATATCAAGGATAAATGTGTTAATGTTCCAGGGGTAGGTTTAAATAATCGTGTATACCCTATGTTCaccttaaaaattgtatattatttattgtcattttaattttcaaacgaTTTCATTTTAGATGAAAATAATGTTGGAGAAATATGTTCTGAACTTGACAGTCACGGGTCCGATACGTGATGGTCGCCACAAAGCCTACGTAACGTTCCGAGCTTTCGACGCTTTCAATGTCGAAAGGCCAACAAGCATATGCTATGAGATAATAAGCGACCTTTATAAAGTTCAGAAATAATAATGTatactttataataatatttcaatagtTTTTCGCCAAACGTCCAACGTGCACAAGCTACACCAGTAAATCGAAGGCGTACTTTGTTTGtgcattattattaaagaaaattactcAGCACTGTTACAAAAATACCACACCAACAAAGACCAAAAAAGTTCTTCGACAATTTTTTCGTAAAGAATTTTAAGCTAACCAAATTGATGATAATATCTGCAAATTTCTTTTACACtattaactaaaaaatatttgtgtatTGTATTGACCTTACACCAACCATGAGCTAAGCTTTACTCTACAGGAAATGGGGTGTTCTACACATGCAAAACAATTAGTTTATTGAGatgtatttataaaacatgctGGCTGGAactgaaaactaaaaacaagctaattattaataattagctAATTAATCTAAACAGCATTACGTGATTCTGGAAAGTATATATAGGTTTTGACACCCACGATGGCGTTAAAATTCGTGATTATAATGGACCCAAAAGTAGTCCTACTGGTAGTGCTCTCCGTCATAACCCTCGCGAATGGAGCTAAGTATGAGCTTCTGATATTGGATGAGGATATATTCAGCAGTTGTCCTGATCCAGCTGACGGCACACTTGACGTAAATGGCTTGTTTGATTTATCAGAGTTGACAACTTCTATGGATGCTAATGGTATAACCGTAAGCGGAAATGCGACATTAAAATGGGACATTCAACTTGAAGATCGCGTACAGGTATTTAGGTCCCCTGATTCACATATATCATATGTCATATATCATGACATATCATGAATCTCTCCCAGATGGACGCTAAGCTTTTGTATATGGACAGAGGCACCTGGACACCCACAATGCTCGGATTTACTGCAAAGGACTTCTGCAAGGTTATGTACGAAAAAAATCCGAACTGGTACAAATATTGGACGCAGTATATAAGAAATGATGTCAAGGATAAGTGTCTTAATGCTCCCGGGGTAGGTATATTGCAACAAATTTTATGAAACATCTGTGAGACGTTTGTTCTTTTTGTATTGCAGACAAAATTCATCTATGAGACCTATGTGCTTAATTTGTCCGAAAGCGTCACGGGTTCTCTTCGGGAAGGTCGATACAAACTGAACTTCATGTTTAGAGCTTACGACTCCTCTGGAACCGAGCGGCCCACCCGCATTTGCTTTGAGTCGCAGGGCGATTTATTTAAAGTGTAATCGACAAAATCAcgatgttaaaaatattggatatttcataaaataataaaaatataaaataattatcattATATCGGCGGTGACACAGAAATGGCTACGTGCCGAATTCATACGAAATTGTTATGGACATCATTGCAAATTCTAGCTACTGACCTACTAGATATAGAATTTAATACTTGCGTCGGGAAAAATTTTGGGATTCAAAGTGAATATGGAGGTACAACAGATATTTTTTAACGGGTTAATGttatacaaatttatgtaagtttttaatattaattcgaTTTAATTAAGATAATGACGAActatttaattacaattaaattgtttaaagcgaattttacatttttgaattGTGTTTGCCTTATAGATCTTGCTGAACTCAGATAACctgtaatttttatgaaatgaagTAGTACACGTGCCAAACAATTGGGTTTTTTAGAGGTATTCATTATAGATAATTAAAGGCTGTCACaaatttgggctattatttatAATCAAACGAAGCATTGCGTGGTTCTGGAAAGTATATATAGGTTCCAACAGAAATAGCAGCATCACAAGTCGTGAGCATAATGGACCTGGAAGAAATCCTACTGGTGGTGGTATCCATCATAAGCCTTGCATCGGGATATAAGTACGAACTTACGGTTTTGGATGAGGATGTATTCAGCAGTTGTCCTGATGCTCCTCCCGGCACACTGGACATAAGTGGCGTTATGGATTTAGCAGAGCTCTCAACTTCCATGAATGCTGACGGTATTACCGTAAGCGGCAACGTAACTTTGACGTGGGACATTCAACTGAAGGATCGCGTACAGGTGTGTAAGACCTATACCCAACCAACATTAAAATATAGGACATCTCCTGACATATCATGTATCCTTTTCAGGTAAACATGCAGCTTCTGTACCTCGAAAGAGGCACCTGGACGCCCACAGTATTTTCAATTACTTCAATGGACTTATGCAAGGACTTGTAcgacaaaaactttttctgGTACAAATATTGGACGCAGTATATTTCAAATGATGTCAAggataaatgtttaaatgttcccGGGGTAAGTATTTATATCAATTtgtatcaaaaatatctgtGGTATCTCTTTCCTTTAAAATACCACACCAATTCTTGCATTGCAGACCAAAATTATTCATAATACATTTTTGCTGAGCTTAACCACCACCGCCGTTGGACTTCGAGAAGGACGCTACAAAGCCAACATAATGATCAGAGCTTACGATTCCTCTGGAACCGAGCGGCCAACTCGCATTTGCATTGAGATACAGGGCGAagtatttaaactttaaatacactttaaattttaaagtgtgATTAACAAATCAGTGGTTTACCAGAGACCACTGTCTTTTGCATGACgaacaatataaaaattacgtacttattaaaataattattgaaaatgttttaaatcaatataaaTTCTAAGCTAAAATGGTTGGCGATTTCTGTGACAGCTCCACAAAAtgtattcaaatttattaaacaattgttgtgaataaattataaattttatttaccttaGCGAGTAACTTTTTATACGGACTTAACAATCATGATCGAATCCAAATCCCATAAAATCCCCCAAAACTCCCACAACCAAATCCTGGTTACGCCACTGTTACCAATTGTGAAAATAACCAGAAAAGTTTTGATAGGTATTAAATTAATCATGATCATTTAactaataattaaaatcaataattaaaatcaataatacacaaaaaaactgGGGTAATTAAGGggtaattaatataataatcagTTGAATCGTGACTCTGAAAGGTATATATAGGTTTTAAAGGAAAGACGGAACTACAATTCCTGGATATAATGGATCTGAAAGTAGTCCAACTGATGGTGCTATCCATTATAACCCTTTCAACTGGATATAAGTATGAACTTACCGTTTTGGATGAGGATGTATTTAGTAGTTGTCCTGATGCTCCTCCCGGCACTCTTGACATAAGTGGCGTTATGGATCTAGCGGAGCTCTCAACTTCC
This portion of the Drosophila takahashii strain IR98-3 E-12201 chromosome 3R, DtakHiC1v2, whole genome shotgun sequence genome encodes:
- the LOC108063562 gene encoding uncharacterized protein, translating into MELKVILLAVLSFLYHSNGAVYELVVYDEYIFSSCPDPAPGTLDIHGFLDLSEFSTEMDSDGGVTVSGNTTLVWDIQLGDRVEFAVKLFYLDRGTWTPTMFSVLIRDFCKVMYDKNQIWYNVWTRHITNDIKDKCVNVPGMKIMLEKYVLNLTVTGPIRDGRHKAYVTFRAFDAFNVERPTSICYEIISDLYKVQK
- the LOC108063563 gene encoding uncharacterized protein, giving the protein MDPKVVLLVVLSVITLANGAKYELLILDEDIFSSCPDPADGTLDVNGLFDLSELTTSMDANGITVSGNATLKWDIQLEDRVQMDAKLLYMDRGTWTPTMLGFTAKDFCKVMYEKNPNWYKYWTQYIRNDVKDKCLNAPGTKFIYETYVLNLSESVTGSLREGRYKLNFMFRAYDSSGTERPTRICFESQGDLFKV